A stretch of the Argentina anserina chromosome 6, drPotAnse1.1, whole genome shotgun sequence genome encodes the following:
- the LOC126800248 gene encoding uncharacterized protein LOC126800248, with product MNSNQFLGFQQSGQSKLKSLPLMDRTRFLAVFLLLLLIADASNASLPSRHRYLIDDPPAKKGSSDNSTSQPGKDSPVTSPPPPSKPDSDPNPKPVDDQKHKPGSAPLDPNPDQNKSTKPAPVGQPIVAGDGKNNQTQKPTPEPEKKPKEKEKPTPEPEQKPKEKEKPTPEPEQKPKEKEKPTPEPEQKPKEKEKPTPEPEQKPKEEEKPKEGNVPGSASSPPPPKEGGGKEKTKNDDNVPNAKEESCDGISKTCSNADMVACVKSFDKVSTEAVILVQNVRDSILVGNVSAEDTRKLVISEHKNEEIKLNMGKSNKVVLKAGNGECVFQMDSFVSEGNYYMRFPSYDKLVTRINGAYLLIVTVIIFGGMWACCLFRRRKQRTGGGVPYQELEMALPESASANDVVTAEGWDEGWDDDWDGDNAVKSPGGHLVGSISANGLTARSSNKDGWENNWDD from the exons ATGAATTCGAATCAATTCCTAGGGTTCCAGCAATCCGGTCAATCGAAATTAAAGAGTCTTCCTTTAATGGATAGAACCAGGTTCCTGGCGGTTTTCTTATTGCTATTGCTAATCGCTGATGCCTCAAATGCTTCGTTGCCCTCCAGACATAGATACTTGATCGATGACCCTCCGGCGAAGAAGGGCAGTTCGGACAATTCAACTTCACAGCCG GGTAAGGATTCTCCGGTGACGAGTCCGCCGCCGCCTTCTAAACCTGATTCCGATCCTAATCCTAAGCCAGTTGATGATCAGAAGCACAAACCCGGCTCTGCGCCACTTGACCCCAATCCGGATCAGAATAAAAGTACTAAACCAGCTCCGGTAGGTCAGCCAATTGTTGCCGGCGATGGGAAAAATAACCAAACACAGAAGCCGACTCCGGAGCCTGAGAAGAAgccaaaggagaaggagaagccGACTCCGGAGCCTGAACAGAAGccgaaggagaaggagaagccGACTCCGGAGCCTGAGCAGAAgccaaaggagaaggagaagccGACTCCGGAGCCTGAGCAGAAgccaaaggagaaggagaagccGACTCCGGAGCCTGAGCAGAAGccgaaggaggaggagaagccGAAAGAGGGGAATGTACCTGGTTCTGCTAGTTCACCGCCTCCTCCTAAGGAAGGAGGTGGtaaggagaagactaagaatGATGACAATGTGCCGAATGCGAAGGAAGAGAGCTGTGATGGGATAAGCAAAACATGCAGCAATGCGGATATGGTTGCCTGCGTTAAGAGCTTTGATAAGG TATCAACAGAAGCAGTCATTCTGGTCCAAAATGTACGCGACAGCATATTAGTGGGCAACGTTTCTGCAGAAGATACCAGGAAGCTGGTGATTTCAGAACACAAAAATGAAGAG ATCAAGCTCAATATGGGTAAAAGCAACAAAGTAGTACTGAAGGCTGGAAATGGAGAATGTGTGTTTCAAATGGACTCTTTTGTATCAGAAGGAAACTATTACATGCGATTCCCTTCTTATGACAAGTTGGTGACACGAATCAATGGTGCTTACCTCTTGATTGTTACAGTAATAATTTTTGGAGGGATGTGGGCTTGCTGCCTTTTTCGGAGGAGGAAACAGCGGACTGGAGGTGGAGTTCCATATCAGGAACTTGAAATGGCATTGCCGGAATCAGCTTCAGCAAATGATGTGGTTACAGCTGAAGGTTGGGATGAGGGTTGGGATGATGACTGGGATGGAGATAATGCAGTGAAGTCACCTGGAGGGCATCTGGTGGGAAGCATCTCCGCTAATGGTCTTACTGCAAGGTCCTCGAACAAAGATGGGTGGGAAAATAACTGGGATGATTAG
- the LOC126800241 gene encoding pentatricopeptide repeat-containing protein At5g16640, mitochondrial-like: MDLSLSLITSPYPVSFKPAQTPSPHRSRYIRTKQGKLLTSTALPCSATNLAVVDKHHTSPKEPKLGFDEITSRLHVQSLVDKIRALPTREASEIFSVFEQDGCFKTISEFNDLLLALVVAKEPDVALGLYDQISSYCLVPDYSTFSIVITCYCEKNDLDEAKRVLVLMIENGSNPTVATITFVVDLLCKKGRLQRALEVFEVMGRVGSKPTVQMYNCLLKGLCYVGRVEDAYDMLMKIKKDVIQPDIYTYTAVMDGFCKVGRTDEAMELLNDAVELGLMPDVVAYNTLFDGYCREGRAMEGLNVLKQMKERNCIPDCITYSTLLHGLLKWGKTRNALRIYKEMVEIGFEVDGRLKNTLVRGLCRRSSKEKDLLEDACELFEKVQNGFSGIEANTYGVMIQSLCTGKKIDVAVINLKKMMTMGYSPWMITFNNVIQALCAEDKMLDAVLVLGTAYECERVASRESYNILIKKLNQHGSMLEACSVYGAALKRGLVPDKRPQQ; the protein is encoded by the coding sequence ATGGacctctctctgtctctcatCACTTCTCCATATCCTGTCAGCTTCAAACCTGCTCAGACCCCCTCTCCACACAGAAGCAGATACATAAGAACCAAACAAGGTAAGCTACTTACTTCTACTGCACTTCCATGTTCTGCTACAAACCTTGCTGTTGTTGATAAACATCACACCTCGCCGAAAGAACCCAAGTTGGGTTTTGATGAAATTACTAGTAGATTGCATGTACAGAGTTTAGTTGACAAGATTAGAGCTTTGCCCACTAGAGAAGCAAGTGAAATTTTTAGTGTTTTCGAGCAAGATGGTTGCTTTAAAACCATTTCTGAGTTCAATGACCTGCTCTTAGCTTTAGTTGTGGCAAAAGAGCCTGATGTTGCTTTGGGCTTGTATGATCAGATATCATCTTACTGTTTAGTTCCTGATTATTCCACATTTTCTATTGTGATTACGTGTTACTGTGAGAAAAATGATCTGGATGAGGCCAAGAGGGTTTTAGTTCTTATGATTGAAAATGGGTCTAACCCAACTGTTGCAACAATCACTTTTGTGGTAGATTTATTGTGCAAAAAGGGTAGATTGCAGAGAGCTTTGGAGGTTTTTGAGGTGATGGGTAGAGTTGGATCCAAGCCCACTGTTCAAATGTACAATTGCTTGTTAAAGGGTTTGTGCTATGTGGGGAGAGTGGAGGATGCATATGACATGTTGATGAAGATAAAGAAGGATGTTATACAACCTGACATTTATACATACACAGCTGTAATGGATGGTTTTTGTAAAGTGGGTCGGACGGATGAGGCCATGGAACTGCTTAATGATGCTGTGGAGTTGGGATTGATGCCAGATGTGGTTGCTTACAACACATTGTTTGATGGGTACTGCAGGGAGGGTAGGGCAATGGAAGGGCTTAATGTGTTGAAGCAGATGAAGGAGAGAAACTGCATCCCTGATTGTATTACTTATAGCACATTgttacatggattattgaaatGGGGTAAAACCCGTAATGCGCTAAGGATTTATAAGGAGATGGTGGAAATCGGTTTTGAAGTAGATGGGCGATTGAAAAATACTCTTGTGAGGGGGTTGTGCAGGAGATCATCAAAGGAAAAGGATCTGTTGGAAGATGCCTGTGAACTGTTTGAAAAAGTGCAGAATGGATTTTCTGGCATAGAAGCTAATACATATGGGGTAATGATTCAAAGTCTTTGCACGGGAAAGAAAATTGATGTCGCTGTGATcaatttgaagaagatgatgacaaTGGGTTATTCACCATGGATGATCACCTTTAACAATGTAATTCAAGCCCTTTGTGCAGAGGACAAGATGTTGGATGCAGTATTAGTTCTGGGTACGGCGTATGAATGTGAAAGAGTAGCAAGTAGAGAATCTTATAACATTTTGATTAAAAAGTTAAATCAACATGGCAGTATGCTAGAAGCTTGTAGTGTATATGGTGCGGCATTGAAGAGAGGTTTAGTTCCAGATAAAAGGCCTCAACAATGA
- the LOC126800225 gene encoding B3 domain-containing transcription repressor VAL2-like isoform X1 — protein sequence MDPSACMNAYCGSSSSIEWKKGWDLRSGRFANLCHNCGFAYEKSNFCDVFHTKESGWRECAQCGKRLHCGCIASRSLLDFLDGGGVKCKQCAKSSEPQPIASDEKPNGFGTSKISELKLTPSGNPQLDRNNVDKVKLIQCENSRDSNGIRNLLQSQNNETVGLLQKMKPDDVVAPVVDIGGTRTSIFNQTSNVSSEGSKLEIYRGNMGINDMYESLPHTNLSMSLGAPSGYANPFPGIVVDEHTRTSSLFLQGARSRHLLPKPPKLSLATGLEENSTMASQARVARPPVEGRGRNQLLPRYWPRITDQELQQISGDSNSTIVPLFEKMLSASDAGRIGRLVLPKACAEAYFPPISQPEGLPLRIQDVKGKEWVFQFRFWPNNNSRMYVLEGVTPCIQSMQLQAGDTVTFSRMDPEGKLIMGFRKASNSVAMQDTHLSANYNGTHSSETFISGVENLPVISGYSGVLQSIKGIDPHLSALSKQLSTANGDLSWHRSEKPESRTGEGLLLQSLVVPERKRTRNIGSKSKRLLIDSQDVLELKLTWEEAQDLLRPPPAVKPSTVMIEDLEFEEYEEPPVFGKRSIFIIRSTGEHEQWAQCDGCSKWRRLPVDVLLPSRWMCTDNAWDQNRCSCSAPDELTPKELESFLRLSKEFKKRRMATNHNPIQEHESSGLDALANAAILGDSMADPGTASVATTTKHPRHRPGCSCIVCIQPPSGKGKHKPSCTCQVCMTVKRRFQTLMINKKKRQSEREAEIACRNQLAWVPRDDAEVDSSSRHVSSHLDPSDNEAKSPNELESKSQLKLAESGKGTLDLNCHPGREVDLPAGPTQLSMMSLLQVATLPLDSYLKQTGLDSLVTEQQTSSTSPVPPQATTEGNEEQLNEDQCVVSVVKDQESGDEERQDQSQEDPQ from the exons ATGGATCCGAGTGCTTGTATGAACGCCTACTGCGGCAGCTCGAGCTCGATCGAATGGAAGAAAGGCTGGGATTTGCGATCTGGTAGATTCGCCAATTTGTGTCACAACTGCGG GTTTGcatatgagaaatcaaatttTTGTGATGTTTTCCATACAAAAGAATCCGGCTGGAGGGAATGCGCTCAATGTGGAAAG CGTCTTCATTGTGGGTGCATTGCTTCCAGGAGTCTGCTTGATTTCCTTGATGGTGGGGGTGTCAAATGTAAGCAATGTGCGAAAAGTTCAGAGCCTCAGCCT ATTGCAAGTGATGAAAAGCCTAATGGATTTGGCACATCCAAAATCAGTGAGCTGAAACTAACTCCTTCAGGCAATCCtcaattggatagaaacaatGTTGATAAAGTGAAGCTTATCCAGTGTGAAAATAGTAGAGATAGTAATGGGATCAGGAACTTGCTTCAATCTCAGAACAATGAAACAGTTGGGTTATTGCAGAAAATGAAGCCAGATGATGTTGTAGCTCCTGTGGTTGACATTGGAGGCACACGTACGTCAATTTTTAATCAGACATCCAATGTATCATCTGAAGGTTCTAAACTGGAAATTTATAGAGGTAACATGGGAATAAATGATATGTATGAATCCCTTCCTCACACAAATTTGAGTATGAGCCTAGGTGCACCTTCAGGATATGCAAATCCTTTTCCTGGTATCGTTGTTGACGAACACACTAGGACATCCTCTCTCTTCTTACAAGGAGCTAGGTCTCGTCATCTTTTGCCAAAGCCCCCAAAGTTGTCCCTTGCCACAGGTTTGGAGGAAAATTCTACAATGGCTTCACAGGCACGTGTAGCGCGACCACCTGTTGAAGGACGGGGACGGAATCAGTTACTTCCCCGATACTGGCCTAGGATTACGGATCAGGAGTTGCAGCAAATATCTGGAGA TTCAAATTCCACAATTGTCCCATTGTTTGAGAAGATGTTGAGTGCCAGTGATGCTGGTCGTATTGGTCGTTTGGTGCTCCCTAAAGCGTGCGCTGAA GCATATTTTCCTCCCATCTCTCAACCTGAGGGCCTTCCTCTAAGGATTCAAGATGTTAAGGGTAAAGAATGGGTGTTTCAGTTCAGATTCTGGCCTAACAATAACAGTAGGATGTATGTGTTAGAGGGTGTAACCCCCTGCATACAGTCGATGCAGTTGCAGGCTGGAGATACTG TGACTTTCAGTCGTATGGACCCTGAAGGAAAGCTTATTATGGGGTTTCGTAAGGCATCAAATTCTGTTGCAATGCAG GACACCCATCTTTCTGCCAATTACAATGGCACTCACTCAAGTGAAACTTTCATTTCGGGTGTTGAGAACCTTCCTGTAATAAGTGGTTACTCTGGTGTTCTTCAGTCAATTAAGGGCATTGATCCGCATCTAAGTGCACTATCCAAACAATTGAGTACAGCTAATGGTGATCTCAGCTGGCATAGATCAGAAAAGCCTGAAAGCAGGACAGGGGAAGGCTTGCTGCTGCAATCATTAGTGGTTCCAGAGAGAAAAAGAACTAGGAATATTGGGTCGAAGAGTAAAAGGTTGCTCATTGATAGCCAAGATGTTCTAGAGCTTAAGCTTACTTGGGAGGAGGCTCAGGATTTGTTACGTCCTCCTCCAGCTGTTAAGCCAAGCACTGTCATGATTGAGGATCTTGAATTCGAGGAATATGAA GAGCCTCCTGTTTTTGGGAAAAGAAGTATTTTCATAATCCGGTCAACTGG GGAACATGAGCAATGGGCTCAGTGTGATGGTTGCTCTAAATGGCGAAGGTTGCCAGTTGACGTGCTACTTCCATCTAGGTGGATGTGTACAGACAATGCTTGGGATCAAAACAG GTGTTCATGCTCTGCACCAGATGAATTGACCCCCAAGGAACTGGAAAGTTTTCTCAGACTGAGTAAGG aattcaagaAAAGGAGAATGGCAACAAACCATAATCCAATCCAGGAACATGAATCTTCTGGCCTTGATGCTTTGGCCAATGCTGCTATACTTGGAGACAGCATGGCTGACCCAGGAACTGCATCAGTTGCTACGACAACAAAACATCCCAGGCATCGTCCTGGCTGCTCATGCATCGTGTGCATCCAGCCCCCAAGTGGGAAGGGCAAGCATAAGCCATCATGCACATGCCAAGTATGCATGACAGTTAAACGTCGTTTTCAAACCCTAATGATAAACAAGAAGAAACGTCAATCAGAACGTGAAGCAGAGATTGCCTGTAGAAACCAGCTTGCATGGGTCCCTAGGGATGATGCAGAAGTAGACAGCAGCTCAAGGCATGTATCATCACACCTTGATCCTTCAGACAATGAAGCCAAGTCTCCAAATGAATTAGAATCTAAAAGCCAACTTAAATTGGCTGAAAGTGGGAAGGGTACGTTAGACTTGAACTGCCATCCTGGCCGAGAAGTAGACTTGCCAGCGGGGCCAACACAGTTGAGCATGATGTCCCTTCTTCAAGTAGCGACACTTCCTCTAGATAGTTATTTGAAGCAAACTGGTCTTGATAGCTTGGTGACTGAACAGCAGACAAGCTCAACATCACCTGTGCCGCCGCAAGCCACCACTGAGGGGAATGAGGAACAGCTTAATGAGGATCAATGTGTTGTTTCTGTTGTTAAAGATCAGGAAAGTGGAGACGAAGAGAGACAGGATCAAAGTCAAGAGGATCCTCAATGA
- the LOC126800225 gene encoding B3 domain-containing transcription repressor VAL2-like isoform X2, translated as MDPSACMNAYCGSSSSIEWKKGWDLRSGRFANLCHNCGFAYEKSNFCDVFHTKESGWRECAQCGKRLHCGCIASRSLLDFLDGGGVKCKQCAKSSEPQPIASDEKPNGFGTSKISELKLTPSGNPQLDRNNVDKVKLIQCENSRDSNGIRNLLQSQNNETVGLLQKMKPDDVVAPVVDIGGTRTSIFNQTSNVSSEGSKLEIYRGNMGINDMYESLPHTNLSMSLGAPSGYANPFPGIVVDEHTRTSSLFLQGARSRHLLPKPPKLSLATGLEENSTMASQARVARPPVEGRGRNQLLPRYWPRITDQELQQISGDSNSTIVPLFEKMLSASDAGRIGRLVLPKACAEAYFPPISQPEGLPLRIQDVKGKEWVFQFRFWPNNNSRMYVLEGVTPCIQSMQLQAGDTVTFSRMDPEGKLIMGFRKASNSVAMQSIKGIDPHLSALSKQLSTANGDLSWHRSEKPESRTGEGLLLQSLVVPERKRTRNIGSKSKRLLIDSQDVLELKLTWEEAQDLLRPPPAVKPSTVMIEDLEFEEYEEPPVFGKRSIFIIRSTGEHEQWAQCDGCSKWRRLPVDVLLPSRWMCTDNAWDQNRCSCSAPDELTPKELESFLRLSKEFKKRRMATNHNPIQEHESSGLDALANAAILGDSMADPGTASVATTTKHPRHRPGCSCIVCIQPPSGKGKHKPSCTCQVCMTVKRRFQTLMINKKKRQSEREAEIACRNQLAWVPRDDAEVDSSSRHVSSHLDPSDNEAKSPNELESKSQLKLAESGKGTLDLNCHPGREVDLPAGPTQLSMMSLLQVATLPLDSYLKQTGLDSLVTEQQTSSTSPVPPQATTEGNEEQLNEDQCVVSVVKDQESGDEERQDQSQEDPQ; from the exons ATGGATCCGAGTGCTTGTATGAACGCCTACTGCGGCAGCTCGAGCTCGATCGAATGGAAGAAAGGCTGGGATTTGCGATCTGGTAGATTCGCCAATTTGTGTCACAACTGCGG GTTTGcatatgagaaatcaaatttTTGTGATGTTTTCCATACAAAAGAATCCGGCTGGAGGGAATGCGCTCAATGTGGAAAG CGTCTTCATTGTGGGTGCATTGCTTCCAGGAGTCTGCTTGATTTCCTTGATGGTGGGGGTGTCAAATGTAAGCAATGTGCGAAAAGTTCAGAGCCTCAGCCT ATTGCAAGTGATGAAAAGCCTAATGGATTTGGCACATCCAAAATCAGTGAGCTGAAACTAACTCCTTCAGGCAATCCtcaattggatagaaacaatGTTGATAAAGTGAAGCTTATCCAGTGTGAAAATAGTAGAGATAGTAATGGGATCAGGAACTTGCTTCAATCTCAGAACAATGAAACAGTTGGGTTATTGCAGAAAATGAAGCCAGATGATGTTGTAGCTCCTGTGGTTGACATTGGAGGCACACGTACGTCAATTTTTAATCAGACATCCAATGTATCATCTGAAGGTTCTAAACTGGAAATTTATAGAGGTAACATGGGAATAAATGATATGTATGAATCCCTTCCTCACACAAATTTGAGTATGAGCCTAGGTGCACCTTCAGGATATGCAAATCCTTTTCCTGGTATCGTTGTTGACGAACACACTAGGACATCCTCTCTCTTCTTACAAGGAGCTAGGTCTCGTCATCTTTTGCCAAAGCCCCCAAAGTTGTCCCTTGCCACAGGTTTGGAGGAAAATTCTACAATGGCTTCACAGGCACGTGTAGCGCGACCACCTGTTGAAGGACGGGGACGGAATCAGTTACTTCCCCGATACTGGCCTAGGATTACGGATCAGGAGTTGCAGCAAATATCTGGAGA TTCAAATTCCACAATTGTCCCATTGTTTGAGAAGATGTTGAGTGCCAGTGATGCTGGTCGTATTGGTCGTTTGGTGCTCCCTAAAGCGTGCGCTGAA GCATATTTTCCTCCCATCTCTCAACCTGAGGGCCTTCCTCTAAGGATTCAAGATGTTAAGGGTAAAGAATGGGTGTTTCAGTTCAGATTCTGGCCTAACAATAACAGTAGGATGTATGTGTTAGAGGGTGTAACCCCCTGCATACAGTCGATGCAGTTGCAGGCTGGAGATACTG TGACTTTCAGTCGTATGGACCCTGAAGGAAAGCTTATTATGGGGTTTCGTAAGGCATCAAATTCTGTTGCAATGCAG TCAATTAAGGGCATTGATCCGCATCTAAGTGCACTATCCAAACAATTGAGTACAGCTAATGGTGATCTCAGCTGGCATAGATCAGAAAAGCCTGAAAGCAGGACAGGGGAAGGCTTGCTGCTGCAATCATTAGTGGTTCCAGAGAGAAAAAGAACTAGGAATATTGGGTCGAAGAGTAAAAGGTTGCTCATTGATAGCCAAGATGTTCTAGAGCTTAAGCTTACTTGGGAGGAGGCTCAGGATTTGTTACGTCCTCCTCCAGCTGTTAAGCCAAGCACTGTCATGATTGAGGATCTTGAATTCGAGGAATATGAA GAGCCTCCTGTTTTTGGGAAAAGAAGTATTTTCATAATCCGGTCAACTGG GGAACATGAGCAATGGGCTCAGTGTGATGGTTGCTCTAAATGGCGAAGGTTGCCAGTTGACGTGCTACTTCCATCTAGGTGGATGTGTACAGACAATGCTTGGGATCAAAACAG GTGTTCATGCTCTGCACCAGATGAATTGACCCCCAAGGAACTGGAAAGTTTTCTCAGACTGAGTAAGG aattcaagaAAAGGAGAATGGCAACAAACCATAATCCAATCCAGGAACATGAATCTTCTGGCCTTGATGCTTTGGCCAATGCTGCTATACTTGGAGACAGCATGGCTGACCCAGGAACTGCATCAGTTGCTACGACAACAAAACATCCCAGGCATCGTCCTGGCTGCTCATGCATCGTGTGCATCCAGCCCCCAAGTGGGAAGGGCAAGCATAAGCCATCATGCACATGCCAAGTATGCATGACAGTTAAACGTCGTTTTCAAACCCTAATGATAAACAAGAAGAAACGTCAATCAGAACGTGAAGCAGAGATTGCCTGTAGAAACCAGCTTGCATGGGTCCCTAGGGATGATGCAGAAGTAGACAGCAGCTCAAGGCATGTATCATCACACCTTGATCCTTCAGACAATGAAGCCAAGTCTCCAAATGAATTAGAATCTAAAAGCCAACTTAAATTGGCTGAAAGTGGGAAGGGTACGTTAGACTTGAACTGCCATCCTGGCCGAGAAGTAGACTTGCCAGCGGGGCCAACACAGTTGAGCATGATGTCCCTTCTTCAAGTAGCGACACTTCCTCTAGATAGTTATTTGAAGCAAACTGGTCTTGATAGCTTGGTGACTGAACAGCAGACAAGCTCAACATCACCTGTGCCGCCGCAAGCCACCACTGAGGGGAATGAGGAACAGCTTAATGAGGATCAATGTGTTGTTTCTGTTGTTAAAGATCAGGAAAGTGGAGACGAAGAGAGACAGGATCAAAGTCAAGAGGATCCTCAATGA
- the LOC126800236 gene encoding probable serine/threonine-protein kinase PBL1: MGCFTVLKGKKKKSEQTIYIKRVLPQEQTPAALPEPQIPTRSLQSAPPSFRNRVKPIQPVNRVIKKNNRARALSAPSTLDAADQEALSSVEYEEPEETKYRSGILKEQQAPIPQPLPLPSPQGAAALRTTGSFKSLTSSGPLHVSGPLPLPPTGTLRNFSFEEVSSACCNFSSDRYMSEGLSSIMYKASFGEDSSSSSKKFEATVTRLHPSTQGLKEFVNEVNTVASLQHPNLCKLLGFHAREGSEQKMLVYERLYHGSLDRFLYGRSDRPPIDWNTRTKIALCAAQGLTFLHEEGPFQAMYNEFSTANIQIDKDFSAKLSGYGCVGHIPEAEISTNSIAVANLSVETLERGMLTPKSNVWSFGIVLLELLTGRKNLDSRHPKEEMNLVKWSRPYLADDHRLSLIMDPQLKCRFPAKAARAMADIAQRCLQKDPSERPTMRTVVEHLKIIQDMKHSSRFPLQDPAAIVGKHMSRSPSLNGIVTPMPRLSFSPSPPSVARPSISPSRRLAPPISLLPPRACSTIVTMEEPDHLLESRKASSSTVPRASVEGF; the protein is encoded by the exons ATGGGTTGCTTCACAGTATTGAagggaaagaagaaaaagtctGAGCAGACTATTTATATTAAACGTGTCCTCCCTCAGGAGCAAACTCCAGCCGCATTGCCTGAACCCCAAATCCCGACACGTTCACTACAGTCGGCACCCCCAAGTTTTAGGAACAGAGTGAAACCAATTCAACCAGTGAATAGAGTCATAAAAAAGAATAATAGAGCTCGGGCGTTATCTGCTCCATCGACCCTAGATGCAGCAGACCAAGAGGCTCTTTCCTCAGTTGAATACGAGGAACCAGAAGAGACGAAGTACCGCTCTGGAATTTTAAAGGAACAACAGGCACCGATTCCGCAACCTCTTCCCCTCCCATCACCTCAAGGTGCTGCTGCACTGCGGACTACAGGAAGCTTCAAGTCATTGACTTCCAGTGGCCCTCTTCATGTATCTGGACCGTTGCCCCTGCCTCCTACTGGAACACTACGGAACTTTTCATTTGAAGAAGTATCATCAGCTTGCTGCAACTTTTCATCTGACCGATACATGTCAGAAGGCCTATCTTCCATCATGTACAAGGCTTCCTTTGGAGAAGACTCGTCATCAAGCTCAAAAAAATTTGAAGCTACTGTTACTCGCCTTCATCCGTCCACTCAG GGTCTTAAGGAGTTTGTAAATGAGGTAAACACTGTTGCATCTCTGCAACATCCAAACCTCTGTAAATTGCTTGGTTTCCATGCACGGGAGGGATCAGAACAAAAAATGCTGGTCTATGAGAGGCTCTATCACGGAAGTCTGGATCGATTTTTGTATGGACGATCAGATAGGCCCCCAATAGATTGGAACACAAGAACAAAAATTGCCTTGTGTGCAGCACAGGGTCTTACATTTTTGCATGAAGAAGGACCTTTCCAG GCAATGTACAATGAGTTTTCGACTGCCAACATACAGATTGATAAAGATTTTAGTGCAAAGCTTTCAGGGTATGGCTGTGTTGGCCATATTCCTGAGGCAGAAATCTCTACTAATTCTATT GCAGTGGCAAATCTATCAGTTGAGACACTTGAAAGAGGAATGCTTACGCCTAAAAGCAACGTTTGGAGTTTCGGGATAGTTCTTCTAGAACTACTCACAGGACGAAAGAATCTTGATAGCCGGCATCCAAAGGAAGAGATGAATTTAGTTAAATGGAGCCGGCCCTACTTGGCTGATGACCATCGGCTGTCATTGATTATGGATCCGCAGCTGAAATGCCGCTTCCCAGCCAAAGCTGCCCGAGCGATGGCCGACATTGCACAGAGGTGCCTCCAGAAAGACCCATCGGAAAGACCCACTATGAGAACTGTTGTTGAGCATCTCAAGATTATTCAAGACATGAAGCACTCGTCCAGGTTTCCTTTGCAAGATCCTGCTGCAATTGTCGGGAAGCATATGTCAAGATCACCGAGTCTTAATGGAATTGTTACCCCCATGCCTAGGCtgagtttctctccttcaCCTCCATCAGTAGCTCGGCCTTCTATTTCACCTTCTAGACGACTTGCCCCGCCTATTTCCCTTCTTCCTCCACGAGCTTGTTCAACCATTGTCACTATGGAGGAGCCAGACCATCTGCTGGAAAGCCGGAAAGCATCATCGTCTACAGTTCCAAGGGCTAGTGTTGAGGGATTTTGA